The following proteins are co-located in the Manihot esculenta cultivar AM560-2 chromosome 9, M.esculenta_v8, whole genome shotgun sequence genome:
- the LOC110607479 gene encoding scarecrow-like protein 13, with product MQTSQKHKNSAGIHGFYHQPQEIDPYGLSHIQILDNNVFSDVCSQGTTVSFQNYKEEYVTLESSSATGGFVVYDSPAASVSSNRSPFSPQGSHSCQSDPHHSPDNTYGSPMSGSSSADDDNLLMRQKLRELEFLLLGSESEITKKCDFCFHQADRLASWDWDQMVEMIPRLDMKQMLLVCAQCISDADIPRAAGLMHVLEQMVSVSGEPMQRLGAYMLEGLRARVELSGSKIYRALKCDAPLSPDLMTYMGILFKICPYWKFAYTAANVVIREAVEYEPIIHIIDFQIAQGTQWMFLIRSLADRPGGPPSVRITGVDDPQSAHARGGGLHIVGQKLSCFAESCNVPFEFYDDATSGCEVQREHLGVQPGEAVVVNFPYVLHHVPDESVNTWNHRDRLLRLVKSLSPKVVTLTEQESNTNTKPFLPRFKETLEYYNAMFESIDAGAFRDDKQRINAEQHCVARDIVNMIACEGADRVERHELFGKWRLRFSMAGFTQYPLTSTVASAVRDLLREYDRKYGLQEKDGALYLWWMNTAMSTFSAWR from the coding sequence ATGCAAACATCTCAGAAACACAAAAATTCAGCTGGTATTCATGGATTCTACCACCAACCACAAGAGATTGATCCGTATGGTTTGTCTCATATACAAATTTTAGACAACAATGTATTTTCGGATGTTTGCAGTCAAGGAACCACTGTTTCCTTTCAAAATTACAAGGAAGAATACGTTACCTTGGAATCATCCTCAGCTACTGGAGGTTTTGTTGTCTATGATTCCCCTGCTGCCAGCGTTTCATCCAACAGAAGTCCCTTTTCACCCCAAGGTTCACATTCATGCCAGTCAGATCCTCATCATTCTCCTGACAACACATATGGATCTCCAATGAGTGGATCTTCATCTGCTGATGATGACAATCTACTAATGAGGCAGAAATTAAGGGAACTGGAATTTTTGTTATTGGGGTCTGAATCAGAAATTACAAAAAAGTGCGATTTCTGCTTCCATCAAGCTGATCGATTAGCAAGTTGGGACTGGGACCAAATGGTAGAAATGATCCCTAGGTTAGACATGAAACAGATGCTGCTTGTCTGTGCTCAATGTATATCTGATGCTGACATACCAAGAGCAGCAGGTTTAATGCATGTGTTAGAGCAAATGGTGTCAGTCTCTGGAGAGCCAATGCAGCGTCTGGGAGCTTACATGTTGGAAGGTCTCAGAGCAAGGGTGGAACTCTCAGGGAGTAAAATCTACAGAGCTTTGAAGTGTGACGCACCACTGAGCCCAGATCTGATGACTTACATGGGAATTCTCTTTAAGATCTGTCCTTACTGGAAGTTTGCGTACACAGCTGCCAATGTTGTCATTCGTGAAGCTGTGGAATATGAGCCTATAATTCACATTATTGATTTTCAGATTGCTCAGGGAACCCAGTGGATGTTCTTAATTCGGTCACTTGCAGATCGGCCAGGTGGTCCCCCTTCAGTTCGGATAACTGGTGTTGATGATCCCCAGTCAGCTCATGCTCGTGGTGGTGGCCTTCATATTGTAGGACAAAAGCTATCATGTTTTGCTGAGTCATGCAATGTGCCCTTTGAGTTCTATGATGACGCAACGTCTGGTTGTGAGGTTCAACGTGAACATCTTGGGGTGCAACCTGGGGAAGCTGTGGTGGTGAATTTTCCATATGTATTGCACCACGTGCCGGATGAGAGCGTGAACACTTGGAATCACAGGGACCGGCTATTGAGGCTGGTGAAGAGTTTGTCACCAAAGGTCGTGACCCTCACTGAGCAAGAATCCAACACTAATACCAAGCCATTCCTTCCAAGGTTCAAGGAAACACTAGAATACTATAATGCTATGTTTGAATCCATTGATGCTGGTGCCTTTAGGGATGACAAACAGAGGATAAATGCAGAGCAACACTGTGTGGCACGGGACATTGTCAATATGATTGCTTGTGAGGGAGCTGACAGGGTTGAACGACATGAACTGTTTGGGAAGTGGAGGTTGCGGTTTAGTATGGCTGGATTTACTCAGTACCCATTAACTTCCACGGTGGCCAGTGCTGTCAGAGATTTATTGAGAGAATATGACAGGAAATATGGACTTCAAGAGAAGGATGGTGCTCTTTATCTTTGGTGGATGAACACAGCCATGTCAACCTTTTCTGCCTGGAGGTGA